A DNA window from Rhineura floridana isolate rRhiFlo1 chromosome 11, rRhiFlo1.hap2, whole genome shotgun sequence contains the following coding sequences:
- the LOC133367976 gene encoding olfactory receptor 6B1-like: MRRNQSEITEFILLGFGELHHLRIFLFIVFLVIYILAMATNILTILLIVTDHQLHTPMYFFLGNLSCLETFYSSTILPRFLASLLTGDITISVQGCITQLYFFAFLIGTECCLLSVMSYDRYLAICKPLHYAGVMNGRLCIQLSVGSWFNSIVFASVFLGMILKIQFCGPNEIDHFYCDSLPLVKLSCSHLSLVKHVTIIVSFIFTFPPFLLTLTSYVYIIATILRIPSTTGRQKAFSTCSSHLIVVCIFYGALIIVYLIPKTEAMRDLNKIFSVLYTVLPPIANPLIYSLKNKDVKEALKKAARKVLEWQFLNQRFKVWQSLTFYK, translated from the coding sequence ATGCGGAGGAACCAGAGCGAAATCACAGAGTTTATTCTTTTGGGATTTGGAGAGCTCCATCACCTGCGGATCTTCCTATTCATTGTTTTTCTGGTGATATACATTTTGGCTATGGCTACCAACATCCTCACCATTCTTCTGATAGTGACTGATCATCAATTGCACACCCCTATGTACTTCTTCCTTGGAAATTTGTCCTGCCTGGAGACTTTCTACAGCTCAACCATCCTGCCCAGGTTTCTGGCCAGCCTCCTAACAGGAGACATAACTATATCTGTACAAGGATGTATTACACAATTGTACTTCTTTGCTTTCCTGATTGGCACAGAATGCTGTCTCCTCTCTGTGATGTCATATGATAGATATTTAGCTATATGCAAGCCTCTACATTATGCAGGTGTTATGAATGGAAGGCTCTGTATTCAGTTATCTGTTGGTTCCTGGTTTAACAGCATTGTGTTTGCCTCTGTCTTTTTGGGTATGATCTTAAAAATACAGTTTTGTGGGCCTAATGAAATAGATCATTTCTATTGTGATTCTCTCCCATTAGTAAAGCTCTCCTGCAGTCACCTCAGCCTTGTGAAACATGTTACTATAATAGTCTCTTTTATAttcactttccccccttttcttttgacTCTGACATCTTATGTGTATATTATTGCTACCATCCTGAGAATCCCATCAACCACTGGGAGGCAAAAAGCCTTTTCTACCTGTTCTTCTCACCTGATAGTTGTCTGTATTTTCTATGGGGCATTAATCATTGTATATCTCATACCCAAAACTGAAGCCATGAGAGATCTCAATAAGATCTTTTCTGTACTTTACACAGTCCTTCCCCCCATAGCCAATCCCCTTATATATAGTCTGAAAAACAAGGATGTAAAGGAAGCACTGAAAAAGGCTGCCagaaaagttttggaatggcaaTTTTTAAATCAGAGATTCAAGGTTTGGCAGTCTCTTACcttttacaaataa